Proteins co-encoded in one Bremerella sp. TYQ1 genomic window:
- a CDS encoding AAA family ATPase, whose protein sequence is MQLNQIQIDGFGVWHDLSVEQLSPTITVLFGHNEAGKSTLLHFLRTMLYGQEPDLERRYLPPVHGGEPGGALRVNGSMGRFKVVRRFNQDGTEEQVWIEAKDGTRQSRAQLDALLEGVDRLTYSNIFAVGLREMQLLATLDDSVAAQKIYELTSGLDRISLAEVMRELETARCRLISGGEEEALVDQLLEKHQVLKKEIDQLRGGTQEWSNLLNQRRALETQINQFQFKVADLEKVVQFIELGQALRPEVNRRNKLQEKIESYGELPEVSRETLRHLHSLQDQIAKKRTKCRELRGNYTELREKHSSIPVNQELARQAARVDALGEQRQWILSLTQQLERNQDEEAQIKSEIEDLWEQTGVKTRGGKRPDLSRKQLRSLRDPLRTLENATQELDDTKRHTSTHEEELLDVESEVEKSLTSLGEEDLNKALTKAGDLVNLLRRRIQVEDKIDQIRIQYRESEAETHDLLENQMAPKPEMVMLGALFIAGGSMTLYSIFGPALLIGWQLGHFGWIFGSMAMIASYSMKRKMDNETAQQFDSAKRQLMLLDQQLDKAVAEQKELDISLPRGNGALMARLKSAEEHLARLEELIPLGHKLGEVREKQESSTQQITDLEQAVIKARKNWKEALRVLDLPEDIDPDRVKSLGRFLAQIHQLRKRLKGIRSENEIAEREREALLTRISHLAKDVGVQPKTNDALLLLDQLEDDLLRQEGKHKQRSGLFEQGQKVRGDFRRVAAEAKELIAEREQILEEANSADEEEYLTWIVKTEEVEELEAKLEDLTEKIDEKIGTDSTLEEIEAWLETNVSKEADEQLAKLLADHQHAEKRMQECFERRGELKVQLESLEKNDRLLHAQLELTEVEAQLEKAIEKWQTLATTSCILEQIRRVYENDRQPETLRLASSYMRKLTDGRYIRIWTPLHENTLFVEEKDADSKSLAHLSEGTREQVFLSVRLALIHLFARQGRVLPVILDDVLVNFDSKRSKATANLFKEFAAEGHQLLIFTCHEHIAAMFQDMGADVRQLPKFTGVCRPGLIEIDQPLPAMELPAPKPEPKPEPKPEPPKPAPKPAVKRAPLPEPEVTVHIENPKPEPVPYQPLKYTEVVLPEYVPIEYEVVKKVEFEDIPLPVIELPKEEPVRLRCDVLQEDVSYRLKGSDVTSKYHLSLSDFDVDTSEAINYRLKDADGQRKPAIDWDALLAEEPVEEEPFEEEFPVADSILQPEPMWGYAPDPLPEPEPELELELTPEPEPEPEPIPVPAKKKVRVKYVYTAHDEFGWDSPRRWYEHEDPRKDHDEVVIREEIVEEGDV, encoded by the coding sequence ATGCAACTCAATCAAATTCAAATCGACGGTTTCGGTGTCTGGCACGACTTAAGTGTCGAGCAACTTTCACCGACGATTACCGTCTTGTTCGGCCACAACGAAGCAGGCAAGAGCACGCTGTTGCACTTCCTGCGAACGATGCTGTATGGCCAGGAACCCGATCTCGAACGTCGCTACTTGCCCCCAGTGCATGGCGGAGAGCCTGGCGGGGCGCTGCGTGTGAATGGTTCGATGGGCCGCTTTAAAGTGGTCCGTCGTTTCAATCAGGACGGCACCGAAGAACAAGTCTGGATCGAAGCGAAAGATGGTACCCGGCAAAGTCGTGCGCAGCTCGACGCGCTGCTGGAAGGGGTCGACCGCCTGACGTACAGCAACATCTTCGCTGTCGGTCTGCGTGAAATGCAACTCCTCGCGACGCTGGACGATAGTGTCGCTGCCCAAAAGATTTACGAACTGACAAGCGGATTAGACCGCATCTCGCTCGCCGAAGTGATGCGAGAATTAGAGACCGCCCGGTGCCGCTTGATCTCTGGCGGCGAAGAAGAAGCGCTCGTCGATCAACTGCTCGAAAAGCATCAAGTCCTTAAGAAGGAAATCGATCAGCTGCGCGGCGGTACGCAGGAATGGTCGAACCTGTTGAATCAGCGCCGCGCGCTGGAAACGCAGATCAACCAGTTCCAGTTCAAAGTGGCCGACTTGGAAAAAGTGGTCCAGTTTATTGAACTTGGTCAGGCTCTGCGTCCTGAGGTCAATCGCCGCAACAAGCTGCAAGAGAAGATCGAGTCGTACGGCGAGTTGCCGGAAGTGTCGCGAGAAACGCTGCGTCATTTGCACTCGCTGCAGGATCAGATTGCCAAGAAACGAACCAAATGCCGCGAACTGCGGGGCAACTATACCGAACTTCGCGAAAAGCATAGTTCGATCCCCGTTAATCAAGAGCTGGCTCGACAAGCAGCACGTGTCGACGCGTTGGGCGAACAGCGGCAGTGGATCCTTTCGCTCACTCAGCAATTAGAGCGAAACCAGGACGAAGAAGCGCAGATCAAGTCCGAGATCGAAGATCTGTGGGAACAAACCGGCGTCAAGACACGCGGCGGCAAGCGACCTGACTTGTCACGCAAGCAGCTCCGCTCGCTGCGAGATCCGCTACGAACGCTCGAGAACGCCACTCAAGAGCTGGACGACACCAAGCGTCACACATCGACCCACGAAGAAGAACTGCTCGACGTCGAAAGCGAAGTCGAAAAGTCGCTGACTTCGCTCGGGGAAGAAGACCTCAACAAGGCGCTCACCAAAGCAGGCGACCTGGTCAACTTGCTGCGTCGCCGAATTCAGGTCGAAGACAAGATCGATCAGATTCGCATCCAGTACCGCGAGTCGGAAGCGGAAACGCACGACCTGCTCGAAAACCAGATGGCTCCGAAGCCCGAGATGGTGATGCTGGGAGCATTGTTCATCGCCGGCGGTTCGATGACGCTCTACTCGATCTTCGGGCCTGCCCTGTTGATCGGTTGGCAACTCGGGCACTTCGGGTGGATTTTTGGCTCGATGGCGATGATCGCTTCGTACAGTATGAAGCGAAAGATGGACAACGAGACCGCTCAGCAGTTCGACTCCGCCAAGCGGCAGTTGATGCTGTTGGATCAGCAGCTCGATAAAGCAGTGGCGGAGCAGAAAGAGCTCGACATCTCGTTGCCACGTGGCAATGGAGCGTTGATGGCCCGGCTGAAAAGTGCCGAAGAACATCTCGCACGACTCGAAGAACTGATTCCGCTCGGCCACAAGCTGGGCGAAGTTCGCGAGAAACAAGAGTCGAGCACGCAGCAGATTACCGACTTGGAGCAAGCGGTGATCAAAGCGCGAAAGAACTGGAAAGAAGCCCTGCGTGTCCTCGATTTGCCGGAAGATATTGACCCGGACCGCGTGAAGTCGCTGGGGCGATTCCTAGCTCAGATTCATCAACTACGTAAGCGTTTGAAGGGTATTCGCAGCGAAAACGAAATCGCCGAACGTGAACGTGAAGCTTTGCTGACTCGGATTTCGCACCTGGCCAAAGATGTCGGGGTGCAGCCCAAAACTAACGACGCACTTCTGCTGCTGGATCAGTTGGAAGACGATTTGCTGCGTCAGGAAGGGAAGCATAAACAGCGTTCCGGTTTGTTCGAGCAAGGGCAGAAAGTCCGTGGTGACTTCCGCCGCGTCGCCGCAGAAGCCAAGGAACTGATTGCCGAACGTGAACAGATTCTGGAAGAAGCCAACAGCGCCGACGAAGAAGAGTACCTGACTTGGATCGTGAAAACCGAAGAAGTCGAGGAACTCGAAGCGAAGCTGGAAGATCTGACCGAAAAGATCGACGAGAAAATCGGCACCGACAGCACGCTGGAAGAAATCGAAGCCTGGCTCGAAACGAACGTTAGCAAGGAAGCGGACGAGCAGCTTGCCAAGTTGTTGGCCGACCATCAGCATGCCGAAAAGCGGATGCAGGAATGCTTCGAGCGTCGTGGTGAACTGAAAGTTCAACTTGAATCGCTCGAAAAAAACGACCGCCTGTTGCATGCTCAACTCGAGCTGACCGAAGTCGAAGCTCAGCTGGAAAAAGCGATCGAAAAGTGGCAGACGTTGGCGACAACCTCCTGCATTCTCGAACAGATTCGTCGTGTGTACGAAAACGATCGTCAGCCGGAAACGCTGCGTCTCGCTTCCAGCTACATGCGAAAGCTGACCGATGGCCGATACATCCGTATCTGGACGCCGCTGCACGAAAATACGCTGTTCGTGGAAGAAAAAGATGCCGACTCGAAGAGTCTCGCGCACCTCAGCGAAGGGACCCGGGAACAAGTCTTCCTCAGCGTTCGCTTGGCACTGATTCATTTGTTTGCTCGCCAAGGCCGCGTGCTTCCGGTGATTCTGGACGATGTGTTGGTGAACTTCGACTCGAAGCGATCCAAAGCGACGGCGAACCTGTTTAAGGAGTTCGCCGCCGAAGGACACCAGCTGTTAATCTTCACCTGTCACGAGCATATCGCTGCGATGTTCCAGGACATGGGAGCCGACGTTCGTCAGCTGCCGAAGTTCACCGGTGTCTGTCGTCCTGGTTTGATCGAGATCGATCAGCCACTTCCGGCGATGGAGCTTCCTGCCCCGAAACCCGAACCAAAGCCAGAGCCCAAGCCGGAACCTCCTAAGCCAGCTCCTAAACCGGCTGTCAAACGCGCCCCGCTGCCAGAGCCTGAGGTAACCGTTCATATCGAGAACCCTAAGCCAGAGCCGGTTCCTTATCAGCCACTGAAGTACACCGAAGTCGTGCTTCCAGAGTACGTGCCAATCGAATACGAAGTGGTGAAGAAGGTCGAGTTCGAGGACATCCCGCTACCGGTGATCGAACTGCCGAAGGAAGAGCCTGTCCGGCTTCGCTGCGACGTGTTGCAGGAAGATGTCAGCTACCGCCTGAAGGGAAGTGACGTCACCAGCAAGTACCATCTTTCGCTCTCCGATTTTGATGTCGATACGAGCGAAGCCATCAACTATCGCTTGAAGGATGCCGACGGCCAGCGCAAACCGGCAATCGACTGGGATGCGTTACTGGCGGAAGAGCCTGTTGAAGAAGAACCATTCGAAGAAGAGTTCCCTGTCGCCGATTCAATTCTTCAGCCAGAGCCGATGTGGGGCTATGCTCCTGATCCGCTTCCTGAGCCTGAACCAGAGCTTGAGCTCGAATTGACGCCGGAACCAGAGCCTGAGCCTGAACCGATTCCTGTTCCTGCGAAAAAGAAAGTTCGCGTGAAGTACGTTTATACGGCTCACGACGAATTCGGCTGGGACTCGCCACGTCGCTGGTACGAGCATGAAGATCCTCGTAAAGATCATGATGAAGTGGTCATTCGCGAAGAAATCGTCGAAGAAGGTGATGTCTAG
- a CDS encoding prolyl oligopeptidase family serine peptidase, which translates to MRILLPCLITVLLAMPLWADGPADNIPANVRPIPPLGIEVPADDAAELSQGLERLDDLIKQLKMRRDARTPQMLPDVEIFSRAIHQALKYREFYKPGDISAAKLTLAEGLNRAESLLEGKTPWTTQTGLVVRGYRSKIDQTVQPYGLEVPANYNFDSIDPFRLDVWLHGRGERNTEANFIAERMNRPGQYQPKGTIVLHPFGRYCNAFKFAGEIDILEAMQDVKQRYRIDDNRVAIRGFSMGGAGCWQMAVHYPSLFFAANPGAGFSETPLFLDVFQKETLEPTWYEKKLWQWYDCPGYATNVFNLPTVAYSGELDIQKQAADVMADAIAEEGMRLTHVIGPETKHKIHNDSKQIIATKLDAIAEKGRDTTPDEIRFATYTLRYPQMHWVSVGGLQEHWKQARVHAKVDSPTNTIAIGTQNVARLQLNFPAGQQLLSVDHPVKIRIASSVPGGEGDAYDLETLPPETDRSWSCLLEYGPNGWQLGWTQRNELAKVPGLQGPIDDAFLDSFVVVSPTGKPWNEKVNDWAVSEMNHFTEQWRQQFRGDAIVKTDEQLTEADIANSNLVLFGDPGSNAVLAKIAAQLPIQWKQGEIVVGGQTFKSTENAPVMIYPNPLNPSKYVVINSGFTYREYAYLNNARQVPKLPDWAIVDVTTPPNALWPGKIVAADFFNEAWQLKPE; encoded by the coding sequence ATGCGAATTCTCCTGCCCTGCTTGATTACTGTTCTGCTGGCGATGCCACTTTGGGCCGATGGCCCAGCGGATAACATTCCTGCAAATGTTCGTCCGATACCTCCGCTCGGAATCGAAGTTCCGGCTGATGATGCGGCGGAACTGTCGCAAGGGCTCGAGCGGCTCGACGATCTGATCAAGCAGTTGAAGATGCGTCGCGACGCACGCACGCCTCAAATGCTACCGGATGTCGAAATCTTCTCCCGGGCCATACACCAAGCCCTTAAGTATCGTGAGTTTTATAAGCCCGGCGATATCAGCGCCGCCAAGCTGACGTTGGCGGAAGGGCTCAATCGGGCAGAGAGTTTGTTGGAAGGGAAGACACCCTGGACAACGCAAACGGGGCTCGTCGTGCGGGGGTATCGCTCGAAGATCGATCAAACCGTGCAGCCTTATGGTCTGGAGGTTCCGGCGAACTACAACTTCGATTCGATCGATCCTTTCCGTCTGGACGTTTGGCTGCATGGCCGTGGCGAACGAAACACCGAGGCCAACTTCATTGCCGAGCGGATGAACCGCCCTGGTCAGTATCAACCGAAGGGGACAATCGTACTGCATCCTTTCGGCCGATACTGCAACGCGTTCAAATTCGCGGGCGAGATTGATATTCTCGAAGCGATGCAAGACGTCAAGCAGCGGTATCGAATCGACGACAACCGCGTCGCGATTCGTGGTTTTTCGATGGGCGGGGCTGGCTGTTGGCAGATGGCCGTGCATTACCCTAGCTTGTTCTTTGCGGCGAATCCCGGAGCTGGGTTCTCGGAGACGCCGCTGTTTCTCGATGTGTTCCAGAAGGAAACCCTCGAGCCTACGTGGTACGAAAAGAAGCTTTGGCAGTGGTACGACTGCCCTGGGTACGCGACGAATGTGTTTAATCTGCCGACGGTGGCTTACAGCGGCGAGCTTGATATTCAGAAGCAAGCGGCCGACGTCATGGCCGATGCAATTGCGGAAGAAGGAATGCGACTAACGCACGTGATCGGTCCGGAAACGAAGCACAAGATCCACAACGATTCCAAGCAAATCATCGCCACAAAGCTTGATGCGATTGCGGAAAAGGGGCGCGATACGACGCCCGATGAGATCCGTTTCGCCACGTACACGCTTCGTTATCCGCAGATGCACTGGGTTTCCGTCGGAGGGCTGCAGGAGCATTGGAAGCAGGCTCGCGTTCATGCGAAAGTCGATTCCCCGACCAATACGATCGCTATCGGCACTCAGAACGTTGCTCGCTTGCAGCTCAACTTTCCTGCCGGGCAGCAACTCTTATCGGTCGATCACCCAGTAAAGATTCGTATTGCGTCGTCCGTGCCGGGCGGGGAAGGGGATGCGTACGATCTGGAGACACTGCCGCCTGAGACCGATCGTTCCTGGTCTTGCTTGTTGGAGTATGGTCCCAACGGTTGGCAGCTTGGTTGGACGCAGCGAAACGAGTTGGCAAAAGTGCCTGGGCTGCAAGGACCGATCGACGACGCGTTTCTCGATTCGTTTGTCGTGGTCAGTCCCACTGGGAAGCCGTGGAACGAGAAGGTCAACGATTGGGCCGTCAGCGAGATGAATCACTTCACCGAGCAGTGGCGTCAACAGTTCCGTGGTGATGCGATCGTCAAAACTGACGAGCAGCTTACCGAGGCCGATATCGCTAACAGTAACCTCGTTTTGTTCGGCGACCCCGGCAGTAACGCAGTGCTGGCAAAGATCGCCGCTCAACTTCCCATCCAGTGGAAGCAAGGGGAAATCGTTGTTGGTGGGCAAACGTTTAAATCGACTGAAAACGCCCCGGTCATGATCTACCCCAATCCGCTTAACCCAAGCAAGTACGTGGTGATCAACAGCGGTTTCACCTACCGCGAGTACGCTTATCTCAACAATGCTCGCCAGGTACCGAAACTGCCAGACTGGGCGATCGTTGATGTGACCACGCCGCCGAACGCTCTGTGGCCAGGGAAGATCGTCGCGGCAGACTTCTTCAACGAAGCCTGGCAGCTTAAGCCGGAGTAA
- the mqnC gene encoding cyclic dehypoxanthinyl futalosine synthase: MIAKLLDKAVAGERLTPEEGLKLLESNDLLAIGRAADAVTRRLHPENYRTYNIDRNINYTNVCTAVCHFCAFYRSPKSSEGYVLPREEILKKVEETVALGGDQILMQGGLHPKYKLDWYEELLGDIKKAFPQINLHAFSPPEIHHFTKVNNLPLREVLQRLKDAGLGSLPGGGAEILVDRVRHELTRGKVMTDDWLNVMRVWHEIGGRSSATMMFGHVETLAERIEHLERVRQLQDETSGFTAFICWTFQPDHTDMSHVPARGTFEYLKTQAVSRLYLDNVPNIQSSWVTQGLKIGQLALQYGANDMGSLMIEENVVAEAGTVHFLTLQEIRDAISELGYEPRQRNVHYELFPKEHEMKAVQANALRNQELVTLS; this comes from the coding sequence ATGATTGCGAAATTGCTCGATAAAGCAGTCGCCGGAGAGCGACTGACCCCGGAAGAAGGCCTCAAGCTGCTCGAGTCGAACGATCTGTTGGCGATCGGCCGTGCCGCCGATGCCGTCACGCGCCGCTTGCATCCAGAGAACTATCGCACGTACAACATCGACCGCAACATTAACTACACCAACGTCTGCACAGCGGTCTGCCATTTCTGCGCGTTCTACCGTAGCCCGAAAAGCAGCGAAGGCTACGTCCTGCCGCGCGAAGAGATCCTCAAAAAAGTCGAAGAAACCGTAGCTCTCGGCGGCGATCAGATCTTGATGCAAGGAGGTCTGCATCCCAAGTACAAGCTCGATTGGTACGAGGAGCTGCTCGGCGACATCAAGAAGGCGTTCCCACAAATCAATTTGCACGCGTTCAGCCCGCCGGAAATCCATCACTTCACCAAAGTAAACAACCTGCCGCTGCGAGAAGTCCTGCAACGACTGAAAGATGCCGGGCTCGGGAGTCTGCCTGGCGGTGGAGCTGAAATCCTCGTCGACCGCGTTCGTCACGAACTAACGCGCGGTAAAGTGATGACCGACGATTGGCTGAACGTGATGCGTGTTTGGCACGAGATCGGTGGTCGTAGTTCGGCAACAATGATGTTCGGTCACGTGGAAACGCTCGCCGAACGAATCGAACACCTCGAACGTGTTCGCCAATTGCAGGACGAAACAAGCGGATTCACAGCGTTCATTTGCTGGACTTTCCAGCCTGATCACACCGACATGAGCCACGTCCCGGCCCGTGGAACGTTCGAGTACCTTAAGACCCAAGCCGTTTCGCGGCTTTATCTCGACAACGTCCCGAACATCCAATCTAGCTGGGTCACCCAAGGCCTTAAGATCGGTCAGCTGGCCCTGCAGTATGGTGCCAACGACATGGGTAGCCTGATGATCGAAGAGAACGTGGTCGCGGAAGCGGGAACGGTTCACTTCCTGACGCTGCAGGAAATTCGTGACGCCATCTCCGAGCTAGGTTACGAGCCCCGCCAGCGAAACGTGCATTATGAACTGTTCCCTAAAGAACACGAAATGAAAGCGGTCCAAGCAAACGCACTGCGAAACCAAGAATTGGTCACGCTCTCGTAA
- a CDS encoding menaquinone biosynthetic enzyme MqnA/MqnD family protein, whose amino-acid sequence MLSILVLKNAVNATEMKARVGAVRYLNTKPLVHGLDDASLPFTLSFDYPSHLADQLALGLLDVALIPSIEYFLGDDYRIITDACIGCLGPVWSVKIFFRVPPKQVRTLALDEGSRTSAAMAKILLAERLGVRPQLQALPLGSDMRDCEADAILLIGDRAIHPPAIDAVEVWDLGETWVEWTGLPFVFAMWVARPGVSTEAIAQHLMHARNGGLQNLEAIAEREAPNYRLTTSECFHYFHDNLHFTLGPQEKAGLKRFYDYAVGLDLAPSGRTPNYDDCEIAR is encoded by the coding sequence TTGCTTTCCATTCTCGTGCTGAAGAACGCTGTGAACGCCACCGAGATGAAGGCCCGCGTTGGGGCCGTTCGTTATTTGAACACCAAGCCGCTTGTCCATGGACTGGACGATGCGTCTCTGCCGTTCACGCTCAGCTTCGACTATCCCAGCCACCTCGCCGACCAACTGGCACTCGGGCTGCTCGATGTCGCGTTGATTCCCTCAATCGAATACTTTCTGGGGGACGATTACCGAATCATCACCGACGCCTGCATCGGCTGTTTGGGGCCTGTCTGGAGCGTGAAGATCTTCTTCCGCGTCCCTCCCAAACAAGTCCGCACGCTTGCCCTCGACGAAGGCTCGCGCACCAGCGCAGCAATGGCCAAGATTTTGCTGGCCGAACGTCTTGGGGTTCGGCCTCAGCTACAAGCGTTGCCGCTGGGCAGCGACATGCGAGACTGTGAAGCAGACGCCATCCTGCTGATCGGCGACCGGGCAATCCATCCTCCGGCGATCGATGCCGTTGAGGTTTGGGATTTGGGCGAAACTTGGGTCGAGTGGACCGGATTGCCGTTTGTCTTTGCGATGTGGGTTGCCCGCCCTGGCGTTTCCACCGAAGCGATCGCGCAGCATCTGATGCACGCTCGCAATGGCGGGCTGCAAAACCTGGAAGCCATCGCCGAACGGGAAGCCCCAAACTATCGACTGACGACCAGCGAATGTTTCCACTACTTCCACGATAACTTACACTTCACGCTTGGCCCGCAGGAAAAAGCAGGTCTGAAGCGGTTCTACGACTATGCGGTTGGTTTGGATTTAGCACCCAGCGGCAGGACACCGAATTACGATGATTGCGAAATTGCTCGATAA
- the miaA gene encoding tRNA (adenosine(37)-N6)-dimethylallyltransferase MiaA — protein sequence MTNPPTDKEFTFLDCWFLSGATASGKTRVGLELAKKINAEIIALDSMSLYRDMDIGTAKPTPEEQAEVPHHLIDVLDPTETSSISQYLEMAKSTVQEIRSRGKEVLFVGGTPLYLKALLRGLSEGPAPDPAYRQALEEEAVKVGNTALHERLKMIDPLAAARIHENDRRRIIRALEVHHATGQPMSHYQFEFEDHAKPEDCRAFWLSWERSVLHDRINQRVDAMFDAGLVQEVERLLKTHSPLSTTALQAVGYQEVIDFMAGNKDLEAAKQRVKARTRQFAKRQCTWFRSLEECREVELAGQFDATEIAERIYQLGSPS from the coding sequence ATGACGAATCCCCCGACTGACAAAGAGTTTACCTTCCTCGACTGCTGGTTTCTGTCCGGCGCGACTGCCAGCGGTAAGACCCGCGTGGGACTCGAGTTAGCCAAGAAAATTAACGCGGAAATCATCGCCCTCGATTCGATGTCGCTCTATCGCGACATGGATATCGGCACCGCCAAACCGACGCCCGAGGAGCAAGCCGAAGTCCCGCACCACCTGATCGATGTCCTCGATCCGACCGAGACTTCCAGCATCTCGCAGTACCTCGAAATGGCTAAGAGCACCGTTCAGGAAATCCGTTCTCGTGGAAAAGAGGTTCTCTTCGTCGGTGGTACGCCGCTCTATTTGAAGGCGTTGCTGCGTGGCCTTTCGGAAGGTCCCGCCCCCGATCCAGCCTATCGCCAGGCCCTCGAAGAAGAGGCCGTCAAAGTGGGCAATACCGCGCTGCACGAACGCTTGAAGATGATCGATCCGCTGGCGGCCGCACGCATTCATGAAAACGATCGGCGACGCATCATTCGGGCCTTGGAGGTGCATCATGCCACCGGGCAACCGATGAGCCACTATCAATTTGAATTCGAAGATCACGCCAAGCCGGAAGATTGCCGCGCGTTTTGGTTATCGTGGGAACGCAGTGTGCTGCACGATCGGATCAATCAGCGAGTCGACGCGATGTTTGACGCTGGCCTTGTCCAAGAAGTCGAGCGGCTTCTTAAAACGCACTCACCACTAAGCACCACCGCCCTGCAAGCGGTCGGCTATCAAGAGGTGATCGACTTCATGGCCGGCAATAAAGACCTGGAGGCTGCCAAGCAGCGAGTCAAAGCCCGCACACGCCAGTTCGCCAAACGACAATGCACGTGGTTCCGTAGCCTGGAAGAATGCCGCGAAGTGGAACTGGCCGGCCAATTCGATGCCACCGAAATCGCCGAACGCATCTACCAGCTGGGCAGTCCGTCCTAG
- a CDS encoding phosphoribosyl-ATP diphosphatase, giving the protein MSGEPNADSSVNVLAALMAVIEDRRANPPEKSYTTKLFNGGVPKIGEKIMEEAAEVVEAAGEEGDEGRQHLIYEAGDLIYHLFVMLGHREIALSEVEAELGRRFGVSGIDEKASRPQK; this is encoded by the coding sequence TTGTCCGGCGAACCAAACGCAGATTCCTCCGTGAATGTCCTGGCAGCGCTGATGGCGGTGATTGAAGATCGCCGCGCGAACCCGCCTGAGAAATCGTACACCACGAAGTTGTTCAACGGTGGCGTCCCCAAGATCGGCGAGAAGATCATGGAAGAGGCGGCCGAAGTGGTCGAAGCAGCTGGGGAAGAAGGAGATGAAGGACGTCAGCATTTGATCTACGAAGCTGGCGACCTGATCTATCACTTGTTCGTCATGCTGGGGCACCGTGAGATTGCCCTCAGCGAGGTCGAAGCGGAACTAGGCCGACGTTTCGGCGTTTCCGGCATCGATGAAAAAGCCTCGCGTCCGCAGAAGTAG
- the hisG gene encoding ATP phosphoribosyltransferase, with protein sequence MENFRIGIPSKGRLAEVATELLGDAGLKFRRQDRSLFARVRDMPIDITFLRTDDIPVLCAEGAIDMGITGSDLVQEAEVDVETRMELGVGKCRLALCVPEDTDWKSVEDMKTCRVATSFPNVTKSFLEANGAKPHLVNLSGSVEVMISLGIADAIVDLVETGSTLAANRLKIFAEIGSYQTVLIQNKQKRLPELADRIVRRLEGVVIARDYSLLEYNIPREKLQDAEKITPGFNSPTINPLEDDAWCAVRAMVKRKEVIDVMEQLEQLGASAILQTNIANCRL encoded by the coding sequence ATGGAAAACTTTCGGATTGGCATCCCCAGCAAAGGTCGACTCGCGGAAGTCGCTACGGAACTTCTCGGCGACGCCGGTCTCAAGTTTCGTCGCCAAGACCGCAGCTTGTTCGCACGCGTCCGCGACATGCCGATCGATATTACCTTCCTGCGAACCGATGACATCCCCGTGCTGTGTGCCGAAGGTGCCATCGACATGGGTATCACCGGCAGCGACTTGGTTCAAGAAGCGGAAGTCGATGTTGAGACTCGCATGGAGTTGGGCGTCGGCAAATGTCGCCTGGCACTCTGCGTTCCGGAAGATACCGACTGGAAGAGTGTCGAGGACATGAAGACTTGCCGCGTGGCAACAAGCTTCCCCAACGTCACCAAAAGCTTTTTGGAAGCCAACGGAGCGAAGCCGCACCTGGTGAATCTTTCCGGGTCGGTCGAAGTGATGATTTCGCTGGGCATTGCCGACGCAATTGTCGATCTGGTCGAAACCGGCAGCACGTTGGCCGCCAATCGTTTGAAGATCTTCGCCGAGATCGGCAGCTATCAGACGGTACTGATCCAGAATAAGCAGAAGCGACTTCCGGAGCTGGCCGATCGTATTGTCCGCCGCTTGGAAGGTGTCGTGATCGCTCGCGACTATTCGCTGCTGGAATACAACATTCCACGCGAGAAATTGCAAGACGCGGAGAAGATCACCCCTGGCTTCAACTCGCCGACAATCAATCCGCTGGAAGACGACGCCTGGTGTGCCGTCCGCGCGATGGTCAAACGGAAAGAGGTGATCGACGTGATGGAGCAGCTAGAACAGCTCGGCGCGTCGGCGATTCTACAAACGAACATCGCCAACTGCCGTCTGTAA
- a CDS encoding endonuclease domain-containing protein, giving the protein MGSESSDNAQRRKALRQTSTKPEQLLWTALRNRRLAGLKFRRQHSIGPWIADFVCLDKLLVIEIDGGYHDKVQDKDADRQRYLEKQGYRVLRFRNEEVLSNLEGVVIAIRRFLGLPDEDRPSP; this is encoded by the coding sequence GTGGGTAGTGAATCGTCGGACAACGCTCAACGACGAAAAGCCCTACGCCAAACGTCTACCAAGCCGGAACAGTTGCTCTGGACGGCACTTCGAAATCGGCGTCTCGCGGGATTGAAATTCCGCAGGCAACATTCAATCGGTCCATGGATCGCGGACTTCGTTTGTCTTGACAAGCTGCTCGTAATCGAAATCGATGGTGGTTACCACGACAAAGTTCAAGACAAAGACGCGGATCGGCAACGATACTTAGAAAAGCAGGGGTACCGCGTCCTGAGATTTCGGAACGAAGAGGTACTTTCCAACCTGGAAGGTGTCGTGATTGCGATCCGGCGTTTCTTGGGTTTACCGGATGAAGATCGCCCCTCACCCTAA